The window CTTGGTGGTGGTTATCACTACATGCAATTGGAAGGTAAATTTATAGACAATACAGCTACCGAAACAGGTTATGCATATCACGCCATTAGAGCTGTAGATAATTCAAATCCTGATAATTTACTTTTTCAAGATACCTTTATCGATGTAGAATTAGGTCCGGTTTCCATTACAAAAGACCTAACTTTTAATATAAATATGAATATTGCCGAATGGTTTAAAAACCCGAATTTATGGGATTTAAATACATTACACAATATGATGATGCCAAATTTTAATGCACAAGTAATGATGTTTCAAAACGGACAAAATGTATTTTCTTTGACTGAAATTTCAGAATAAAAATGAAGCATCGGTTTATATATAGTATTCTTTTCGTGTTCTGTCTGTCTTGTTCTAATGAGCCTTCAGACCTAAACGTATATATACCAACACCTAGTCCGTTACAAATTCCACAAGTATTCGAAGACCGTATTATTCCTCCAGTAATTCCAATAAATAATCCGCAAACGGAGGAAGGAATCGCTCTAGGAAAAAAACTTTTTTTCGACCCTATTTTATCCGCAGACAATACGCAAGCATGTGCCTCTTGCCATAATCCTGGGAATGCATTTACAGATCCAGATAGGTTTAGCGTTGGTGTAGATGGCAGTATAGGTTCACGTAACTCGATGCCTCTATTTAATTTAGCGTGGAATTATGACGAAAAATTCTTTTGGGACGGACGCGTTTTCAGCCTAGAGCATCAAGCATTAGAACCTGTTACAAACCCAATAGAAATGAATGCTACCTGGGAAACGGTAATCACCAAATTAGAACAACACCCAGAATATCCGCAATTATTTGAAGAAGCTTTTGGTGCTAGTCCAATCACTAAAGAATTAACCACAAAAGCACTGGCACAATTTGAACGGACTTTAATTTCTTCAAACTCTAAATTCGATAAACATTTATTAGGAGAAGCAACGCTTACGCCTCAAGAAGCAAACGGATTAAACGTTTTTATGGACGAAACCAAAGGAGACTGTTTTCATTGTCATGGAAACCCTAATAACCCACTTTGGACAGACAATATTTTTCACAACAATGGTTTAGACGCAACATTTACAGACCTTGGATTGGGGGAAGTATCTGGTGATCCTGCAGATAATGGAAAATTTAAATCGCCTTCGCTACGTAATTTATTATTTACAGCGCCATACATGCATGATGGTCGTTTCAACACTTTAGAAGAAGTCATTAATCACTATAGCGAAGGCTTACAAGATTCCCCAACCATAGATCCATTAATGAAAAAAGTGAATCAAGGTGGTGTACAACTTACAAATTCAGATAAAGCAGACCTAAAAGCATTTCTTTTATCACTTTCAGACCCTTCATTCACAACCAATCCTGCTTTTATCAATCCATAGATTTTTCTTATAAAAACATCACTAATATAATGTAAGCTTATATGGAAATCCATGACTTATATTGTATATTTGCACTCTATTTAGACAAAATCTATTTAATAATATGATAAAAGTTTCAGAAACAGCTAAGAAGAAAGTTATAGAACTTATGACCGATGAAGGCTACAATGCAGCAACAGACTACGTTCGTGTTGGTGTAAAAAGTGGAGGTTGCTCTGGTTTATCTTATGATTTAAAATTTGATAAAGAAATACAAGAAGAAGATAAAATGTTTGAAGACAACGAAGTAAAAATTATTGTCGACAAAAAAAGCTTTTTGTACTTAATAGGAACAACACTAGAATATTCTGGAGGATTAAACGGAACAGGTTTCGTGTTTAATAATCCAAACGCAAACCGAACTTGTGGTTGCGGAGAATCTTTTTCATTATAATTAAACGGAAAGACAAATTATGTCAAAGTATACAGAGGACGACCTTAGAGAAGAATTAAAAACCAAAGAATATGAATATGGTTTTTTTACAGATATTGAATCTGAAACATTTCCTATTGGTTTAAATGAAGATATTGTGCGTGCTATTTCTAAAAAGAAAAACGAACCACAATGGATGACAGATTGGCGACTAGAAGCCTTTAAGGTTTGGAAAGAAATGGAAGAACCAGATTGGGCAAATGTAAATTATACAAAGCCAGATTTTCAAGCTATTGCTTATTACTCTGCTCCTGTTGCTGTAGATCCTAACAAAACATTAGACGATGTAGATCCAGATCTATTAGCGATGTATAAAAAGCTAGGAATTTCTGTAGACGAACAAAAGAAAATGAACAATGTCGCAATGGATATTGTTGTAGATTCTGTTTCGGTTGCAACTACTTTCAAAAAAACATTAGCAGAAAAAGGTATTATTTTTATGCCAATTTCTGAAGCAATACAAGAACATCCAGAACTGGTAAGAAAATATATTGGTACTATTGTTCCAACAACCGACAACTTTTATGCGGCTTTAAATTCGGCAGTATTTAGTGATGGTTCGTTTTGTTACATCCCAAAAGGCGTAAAATGCCCAATGGAATTATCTACTTATTTCAGAATCAACCAAGGAGGAACCGGACAATTTGAACGCACATTATTGGTTGCAGACGAAGGTAGTTATGTATCGTACCTAGAAGGTTGTACAGCACCAAGTCGTGATGAAAATCAATTACATGCAGCCGTTGTAGAGCTTATTGCTTTAGACGATGCAGAAATTAAATATTCTACAGTACAAAACTGGTATCCTGGAAATGATAAAGGTGTTGGTGGTGTTTACAACTTTGTAACCAAACGTGGTTTATGCGAGAAAAACGCAAAAATCTCTTGGACACAAGTAGAAACAGGATCTGCAGTAACTTGGAAATATCCTTCCTGTATCTTAAAAGGAGACAATTCGGTTGGCGAATTTTATTCTATTGCGGTAACTAATAATTACCAACAAGCAGATACTGGTACCAAAATGATTCACTTAGGAAAAAACACCAAGTCGACTATTATATCTAAAGGTATTTCAGCAGGTAAATCACAAAACTCCTACAGAGGTTTAGTACATGTTAGCGCTCGCGCAGAAAACGCACGTAACTTTAGCCAATGTGATAGTTTATTAATGGGGAATGAATGTGGCGCACATACGTTTCCATACATTGAAGCAAAAAATAAAACAGCACAAATAGAACACGAAGCTACGACAAGTAAAATTGGAGAAGATCAAATTTTCTATTGTAACCAACGTGGTATTGATACCGAAAAAGCCATTGCATTAATTGTAAACGGTTTTAGTAAAGATGTATTAAATAAATTACCAATGGAATTTGCTGTAGAAGCACAAAAACTTTTAGAAATATCTCTAGAAGGAAGTGTAGGATAATTGTCATTCCTGCGAAGGCAGGAATCTTATAAATTGAATTCAAAATATATTAAATTAAGTTTATTTTCAAATTTAAAAAAATGAAAAAATTAGTATTCTTATTAGTATTAGCGGTAGCATTTACAAGCTGTAAAAACGAAGCAAAAAAAGACAACACAGAAACTACCGAAACAGAAGATGGTAGAACAGCAAAACAAAGTGATGGCTTAACCTTACTTAAAGGGGAGTTTGTGTATTATGCAGATGCTGCAGTATTACAAACAAAAAACCAGATTTATGGTGTTATCTTAAACGATAAGGTTACCGAATTAAACAAAAAAGCCAAAGACTTTAAAAAAGAAGACACAGACTTTGTGATGATAGAAGTTAGAGGTGAAATTAAGCCAAAACCGGAAGGAGAAGAAGGTTGGGATAATCAAGTAGATATTAAAGAAATACTAAATATTTCTGCTATCGATACACAAGCAGAAAACGTTGTAAAATTAGGTACAAAATAATTATGTTAAAAATAAACAACTTACACGCAAGTGTAGAAGACAAGTCTATTTTAAAAGGAATTAATCTAGAAGTAAAAGCTGGTGAAGTACACGCTATCATGGGACCAAATGGTTCTGGTAAAAGTACTCTAGCTTCTGTAATTGCAGGAAAAGAAGAATATGAAGTTACCGATGGAAACATTCTTTTAAACGGTGAAGATATCGAAGATCTTGCAGCAGAAGAGCGCGCACATAAAGGTATATTTCTTTCTTTTCAATATCCTGTAGAAATTCCTGGAGTTTCGGTAACCAACTTTATAAAAACGGCTATCAACGCGAATCGTAAAGCAAAAGGTTTAGAAGACATGCCTGCAAAAGACATGTTAAAAATGATTCGTGAGAAATCAGAATTATTAGAAATAGATAGAAAATTCTTATCTAGATCTTTAAACCAAGGTTTTTCTGGTGGAGAGAAAAAACGTAATGAGATTTTTCAAATGGCAATGCTAGAGCCTAAGCTTGCTATTCTAGATGAAACAGATTCAGGTTTAGATATCGATGCATTACGTATTGTAGCAAATGGAGTAAACAAATTGAAAAGCGAAGACAATGCTGTGATTTTAATTACGCACTACCAACGTTTATTAGATTATATCAAACCAGACTTTGTACACGTTTTATACAATGGTAAAATTGTAAAATCGGGAACTGCTGCTCTAGCGCATGAGTTAGAAGAAAAAGGGTACGATTGGATTAAAGAAGAAGTGAACGCTTAACTGTCATTCCTGCGAAGGCAGGAATCCACAATAAAAATTACAGTTAAATTAAAAGATTCCTGCCTTCGCAGGAATGACAAAAAAAATGGATTTAAAAGAAAAATTAGTTTCCTCATTTTTAGCTTTCGAAAATCATGCAGACTTAGACAGTCCTATTCATGATATTCGTACCGAAGCTATAAAAACTTTTGAAACGGAAGGATTTCCTTCTAAAAAAGAAGAAGCTTGGAAATATACATCGTTAAACAGTGTTTTAAAACATGACTATAGTGTTTTCCCTAAACAAGAAAACGCCATTGAATATAGTGATGTGAAAAAGTATTTTATTCATGATATAGATACCTATAATATTGTATTTATTGATGGTAAATTTGCTTCACACTTATCGCAAACTACACATGACGGACTAGACGTTTGTTTAATGTCTGCTGCTTTAAGCAAACCAAAATACCGTTTAATTATTGAAAACTATTTTAATAAAGTAGCTA is drawn from Lacinutrix sp. WUR7 and contains these coding sequences:
- a CDS encoding iron-sulfur cluster assembly accessory protein yields the protein MIKVSETAKKKVIELMTDEGYNAATDYVRVGVKSGGCSGLSYDLKFDKEIQEEDKMFEDNEVKIIVDKKSFLYLIGTTLEYSGGLNGTGFVFNNPNANRTCGCGESFSL
- a CDS encoding cytochrome-c peroxidase, translated to MKHRFIYSILFVFCLSCSNEPSDLNVYIPTPSPLQIPQVFEDRIIPPVIPINNPQTEEGIALGKKLFFDPILSADNTQACASCHNPGNAFTDPDRFSVGVDGSIGSRNSMPLFNLAWNYDEKFFWDGRVFSLEHQALEPVTNPIEMNATWETVITKLEQHPEYPQLFEEAFGASPITKELTTKALAQFERTLISSNSKFDKHLLGEATLTPQEANGLNVFMDETKGDCFHCHGNPNNPLWTDNIFHNNGLDATFTDLGLGEVSGDPADNGKFKSPSLRNLLFTAPYMHDGRFNTLEEVINHYSEGLQDSPTIDPLMKKVNQGGVQLTNSDKADLKAFLLSLSDPSFTTNPAFINP
- the sufB gene encoding Fe-S cluster assembly protein SufB, which codes for MSKYTEDDLREELKTKEYEYGFFTDIESETFPIGLNEDIVRAISKKKNEPQWMTDWRLEAFKVWKEMEEPDWANVNYTKPDFQAIAYYSAPVAVDPNKTLDDVDPDLLAMYKKLGISVDEQKKMNNVAMDIVVDSVSVATTFKKTLAEKGIIFMPISEAIQEHPELVRKYIGTIVPTTDNFYAALNSAVFSDGSFCYIPKGVKCPMELSTYFRINQGGTGQFERTLLVADEGSYVSYLEGCTAPSRDENQLHAAVVELIALDDAEIKYSTVQNWYPGNDKGVGGVYNFVTKRGLCEKNAKISWTQVETGSAVTWKYPSCILKGDNSVGEFYSIAVTNNYQQADTGTKMIHLGKNTKSTIISKGISAGKSQNSYRGLVHVSARAENARNFSQCDSLLMGNECGAHTFPYIEAKNKTAQIEHEATTSKIGEDQIFYCNQRGIDTEKAIALIVNGFSKDVLNKLPMEFAVEAQKLLEISLEGSVG
- the sufC gene encoding Fe-S cluster assembly ATPase SufC, whose protein sequence is MLKINNLHASVEDKSILKGINLEVKAGEVHAIMGPNGSGKSTLASVIAGKEEYEVTDGNILLNGEDIEDLAAEERAHKGIFLSFQYPVEIPGVSVTNFIKTAINANRKAKGLEDMPAKDMLKMIREKSELLEIDRKFLSRSLNQGFSGGEKKRNEIFQMAMLEPKLAILDETDSGLDIDALRIVANGVNKLKSEDNAVILITHYQRLLDYIKPDFVHVLYNGKIVKSGTAALAHELEEKGYDWIKEEVNA